One segment of Longimicrobiaceae bacterium DNA contains the following:
- a CDS encoding sigma-54 dependent transcriptional regulator → MQPVVYIVDDDPIQLALLTAQLERFRRFSTRGFTSAEEALEAVETDPPDGIVCDLVMPGMDGVELTRRVRQTYRGIPVIIATARSEVGDAERSLAAGATDFVTKPIDAAGLVTRIVRSLEETPARDLRPAAEGDADPNRIVGSHPLVEEVRKFVRNVASVPHVSALLLGESGAGKSLVARAIHDAGHGLRSRFAEINCASLPAQVLEAELFGYEKGAFPDARQTRKGLLEVADSGTLLLDDVAKMPPEVQGKLLGFLEARSFRRLGSTREMSSNLRIVATSNVDLSAEVAAGRFRRDLYYRLNVVSHVLPPLRDVRTDIPALAHHFVVRAAGYFGKPVPELDPEDLERLQGYHWPGNARELRNLVERSMIFSRDSMLRVSTFVGSVGAPASSVLPVPKGLTLDEVERLYIEATLRELGGNVQEAAARLGVSRKVLWQRRKRHGLLEERS, encoded by the coding sequence ATGCAGCCAGTCGTCTACATCGTCGACGATGACCCGATCCAGCTCGCGCTGCTCACCGCCCAGCTGGAGCGCTTCCGGCGCTTCAGCACCCGGGGCTTCACCTCGGCGGAGGAGGCGCTGGAGGCGGTGGAGACCGATCCGCCGGACGGGATCGTCTGCGACCTGGTGATGCCGGGGATGGACGGGGTGGAGCTGACCCGCCGCGTCCGGCAGACGTACCGCGGGATCCCGGTCATCATCGCCACGGCGCGCTCGGAGGTGGGGGACGCGGAGCGCTCCCTGGCGGCCGGGGCCACCGACTTCGTCACCAAGCCGATCGACGCGGCGGGGCTGGTGACGCGCATCGTCCGGAGCCTGGAGGAGACCCCCGCGCGCGACCTCCGCCCGGCGGCGGAGGGGGACGCCGACCCCAACCGGATCGTCGGGTCGCACCCGCTCGTGGAGGAGGTGCGCAAGTTCGTCCGCAACGTCGCGTCCGTCCCCCACGTGTCGGCCCTGCTCCTGGGGGAGTCCGGGGCGGGGAAGAGCCTGGTGGCGCGCGCCATCCACGACGCGGGGCACGGGCTCCGCTCGCGCTTCGCGGAGATCAACTGCGCCTCGCTCCCGGCGCAGGTGCTGGAGGCGGAGCTGTTCGGCTACGAGAAGGGCGCCTTCCCCGACGCGCGGCAGACCCGGAAGGGGCTGCTGGAGGTGGCCGACAGCGGCACGCTCCTCCTGGACGACGTGGCGAAGATGCCGCCCGAGGTGCAGGGGAAGCTCCTGGGGTTCCTGGAGGCGCGGAGCTTCCGGCGGCTGGGCTCCACGCGCGAGATGTCGTCCAACCTTCGGATCGTTGCCACCAGCAACGTGGACCTCTCGGCCGAGGTGGCGGCCGGGCGGTTCCGGCGCGACCTGTACTACCGCCTAAACGTGGTGTCGCACGTCCTCCCCCCCCTGCGCGACGTCCGCACGGACATCCCGGCGCTGGCCCACCACTTCGTGGTGCGCGCGGCGGGGTACTTCGGGAAGCCGGTCCCGGAGCTGGACCCGGAGGACCTGGAGCGCCTCCAGGGGTACCACTGGCCGGGGAACGCGCGGGAGCTGCGGAACCTGGTGGAGCGGTCGATGATCTTCTCGCGCGACTCGATGCTGCGGGTGAGCACCTTCGTCGGCTCGGTTGGGGCGCCGGCGTCGTCGGTGCTGCCGGTCCCCAAGGGGCTCACGCTGGACGAGGTGGAGCGGCTCTACATCGAGGCGACGCTGCGGGAGCTCGGGGGGAACGTGCAGGAGGCGGCGGCGCGGCTGGGGGTGTCGCGCAAGGTGCTCTGGCAGCGGCGCAAGCGCCACGGACTGCTGGAGGAGCGGTCCTGA
- a CDS encoding nucleotide pyrophosphohydrolase, whose protein sequence is MDLREAQARVDAYISQFKEGYFPPLVNLARLTEEVGELAREMNHRFGPKTKKPDEPEADVALELADVLFVLVVLANQMGVDLQDALDRTMTKYRVRDADRWERRD, encoded by the coding sequence ATGGACCTTCGAGAGGCGCAGGCGCGGGTCGACGCCTACATCTCCCAGTTCAAGGAGGGGTACTTCCCCCCGCTGGTGAACCTGGCCCGCCTCACCGAGGAGGTGGGCGAGCTGGCGCGGGAGATGAACCACCGCTTCGGGCCCAAGACCAAGAAGCCCGACGAGCCGGAGGCGGACGTCGCCCTGGAGCTGGCCGACGTCCTCTTCGTCCTGGTGGTGCTCGCCAACCAGATGGGCGTGGACCTTCAGGACGCGCTGGACCGCACCATGACCAAGTACCGCGTCCGCGACGCCGACCGCTGGGAGCGCAGGGACTGA
- the purE gene encoding 5-(carboxyamino)imidazole ribonucleotide mutase, protein MSQPRVGIIMGSRSDRETMQEAARVLEELGIAYEMEVVSAHRTPDRMFAYAEAAEGRGIEVIVAGAGGAAHLPGMTAAKTVLPVIGVPVLSSALNGLDSLLSIVQMPKGVPVATVAIGRAGAANAGLLAARILGSCDPEIRQRLHAYRERMAEDALRPEPPAGEAK, encoded by the coding sequence GTGAGCCAGCCGCGCGTCGGGATCATCATGGGGAGCCGCTCGGACCGGGAGACCATGCAGGAGGCCGCACGGGTCCTGGAGGAGCTGGGGATCGCGTACGAGATGGAGGTCGTCTCCGCGCACCGCACCCCCGACCGGATGTTCGCCTACGCGGAGGCCGCGGAGGGGCGCGGGATCGAGGTGATCGTCGCCGGGGCCGGGGGCGCCGCGCACCTCCCCGGGATGACCGCGGCCAAGACGGTCCTCCCCGTGATCGGCGTCCCCGTCCTCTCCTCCGCGCTGAACGGGCTGGACTCGCTCCTTTCCATCGTGCAGATGCCGAAGGGCGTCCCCGTGGCGACGGTGGCGATCGGCAGGGCCGGCGCGGCCAACGCCGGACTGCTGGCGGCCCGCATCCTGGGTAGTTGCGACCCGGAGATCCGCCAGCGCCTGCACGCCTACCGCGAGCGCATGGCCGAGGACGCGCTGCGCCCCGAGCCCCCGGCGGGGGAGGCGAAGTGA
- a CDS encoding 5-(carboxyamino)imidazole ribonucleotide synthase, whose translation MKRSPVLPGATIGIVGGGQLGRMLALEARRMGYRTLVLDPGADAPAAQVCDGHLQAPLDDPAAIRELARRSDVVTLEWENADVEALRALPDDVRLHPGPHVLETAQHRVREKDAARRLGLPTAEYRAVDTLEGLRAALAEIGTPAVLKTARWGYDGKGQAVIRAPGEADAAFAALMRPGMELILEAFVPFRMEVSVVCARTEAGEVASFPVGENVHERGILDTTVVPARIPDAVAGEARRIAEAMAEGMGVVGVLGVEMFLEEDGTLRINEVAPRPHNSGHYTWEACAVSQFEQQLRAVCGLPLGATELLRPAAMANLLGDHVGAGVGRPETVELLRDPAVALHLYGKAEGRPGRKMGHLTVLADTPEEALERALDARRRFTGGG comes from the coding sequence GTGAAGCGTAGCCCCGTCCTCCCCGGCGCGACGATCGGCATCGTCGGCGGGGGGCAGCTCGGCCGGATGCTCGCGCTGGAGGCGCGCCGCATGGGGTACCGCACCCTTGTGCTCGACCCGGGTGCGGACGCGCCGGCCGCGCAGGTGTGCGACGGCCACCTCCAGGCGCCGCTCGACGACCCGGCGGCCATCCGCGAGCTGGCGCGCCGCTCCGACGTGGTCACGCTGGAGTGGGAGAACGCCGACGTGGAAGCGCTCCGCGCCCTCCCCGACGACGTCCGCCTCCACCCCGGCCCGCACGTGCTGGAGACCGCGCAGCACCGCGTCCGCGAAAAGGACGCCGCCCGCCGCCTGGGCCTCCCCACGGCGGAGTACCGCGCCGTCGACACCCTGGAGGGGCTCCGCGCCGCCCTGGCGGAGATCGGCACCCCCGCCGTGCTCAAGACGGCGCGCTGGGGGTACGACGGGAAGGGGCAGGCCGTGATCCGCGCCCCCGGCGAGGCCGACGCCGCCTTCGCGGCGCTGATGCGCCCGGGGATGGAGCTGATCCTGGAGGCGTTCGTCCCGTTCCGGATGGAGGTGTCGGTCGTCTGCGCCCGGACCGAGGCGGGGGAGGTGGCCTCCTTCCCCGTGGGCGAGAACGTGCACGAGCGGGGGATCCTGGACACCACCGTGGTCCCCGCGCGCATCCCGGACGCGGTCGCGGGGGAGGCGCGGCGCATCGCCGAGGCCATGGCCGAGGGGATGGGCGTGGTGGGGGTGCTCGGGGTGGAGATGTTCCTGGAGGAGGACGGCACGCTGCGGATCAACGAGGTGGCGCCGCGTCCCCACAACTCCGGGCACTACACCTGGGAGGCGTGCGCCGTCTCGCAGTTCGAGCAGCAGCTCCGCGCGGTGTGCGGCCTCCCCCTGGGCGCCACGGAGCTGCTCCGCCCCGCCGCGATGGCGAACCTCCTGGGCGACCACGTCGGCGCCGGAGTCGGCCGACCGGAGACGGTGGAGCTGCTCCGCGACCCGGCCGTCGCGCTGCACCTGTACGGCAAGGCGGAGGGGCGCCCCGGCCGGAAGATGGGGCATCTCACCGTCCTCGCCGACACCCCGGAGGAAGCGCTGGAGCGCGCCCTGGACGCGCGGCGCCGCTTCACGGGAGGAGGGTAG
- the hslU gene encoding ATP-dependent protease ATPase subunit HslU — translation MSEEAKQDTAPETQQEQLWLDEMTPRQIVAELDKYIVGQEAAKKSVAIALRNRWRRQRVGEDLRDEIVPNNIVMIGPTGVGKTEIARRLARLAGAPFVKVEASKFTEVGYVGRDVESMIRDLVDMAINMVRTEREDEVQEVAEQRVEERILDLLLPPVGDGGKPGSSPAATLEERFRAFVVSPAGQVEDRRAAEEAKASPAAEGEDREMKERRERTREKFRQLLRDEKLEDREVEVEVQQSFPMENMMVPLGGGGEGMDNFSEMLQEFLPKRTKRRQVTVAEARRILLQDELDKLVNMDEVVDEALERSEQMGIVFLDEIDKIAGDRSGVAGPDVSREGVQRDLLPIVEGSTVQTKYGMVRTDHMLFIAAGAFHVSKPSDLIPELQGRFPIRVELNNLTERDFVRILREPKNALLTQYGALVAADGASLEFTDDGVEAIARTAATVNDRMENIGARRLHTVLTTLLEDILFDLPDAAEKQIVIDAGTVRSRLKAIVEDEDLRKYIL, via the coding sequence ATGAGCGAAGAAGCGAAGCAGGACACCGCGCCGGAGACGCAGCAGGAGCAGCTCTGGCTGGACGAGATGACCCCGCGGCAGATCGTCGCGGAGCTGGACAAGTACATCGTGGGGCAGGAGGCCGCCAAGAAGTCGGTCGCCATCGCCCTGCGCAACCGCTGGCGCCGCCAGCGCGTGGGCGAGGACCTGCGGGACGAGATCGTCCCCAACAACATCGTCATGATCGGCCCCACCGGGGTGGGGAAGACGGAGATCGCGCGGCGGCTGGCCCGCCTCGCGGGGGCCCCCTTCGTGAAGGTGGAGGCCTCCAAGTTCACCGAGGTGGGCTACGTGGGGCGCGACGTGGAGTCCATGATCCGCGACCTGGTGGACATGGCGATCAACATGGTCCGCACCGAGCGCGAGGACGAGGTGCAGGAGGTCGCGGAGCAGCGGGTGGAGGAGCGGATCCTCGACCTCCTCCTCCCGCCCGTGGGCGACGGCGGGAAGCCGGGCTCCTCCCCCGCGGCGACGCTGGAGGAGCGCTTCCGGGCCTTCGTGGTCTCTCCCGCGGGGCAGGTGGAGGACCGCCGCGCGGCGGAGGAGGCGAAGGCGTCCCCGGCCGCGGAGGGTGAGGACCGGGAGATGAAGGAGCGGCGCGAGCGGACGCGCGAGAAGTTCCGGCAGCTCCTGCGCGACGAGAAGCTGGAGGACCGCGAGGTGGAGGTGGAGGTCCAGCAGAGCTTCCCGATGGAGAACATGATGGTGCCGCTGGGCGGGGGCGGGGAGGGGATGGACAACTTCTCCGAGATGCTGCAGGAGTTCCTCCCCAAGCGCACCAAGCGGCGCCAGGTCACGGTGGCGGAGGCGCGCCGCATCCTCCTCCAGGACGAGCTGGACAAGCTGGTCAACATGGACGAGGTGGTGGACGAGGCGCTGGAGCGCTCGGAGCAGATGGGGATCGTCTTCCTGGACGAGATCGACAAGATCGCCGGGGACCGGAGCGGCGTCGCGGGGCCGGACGTGTCGCGCGAGGGGGTGCAGCGCGACCTCCTCCCCATCGTGGAGGGGTCCACCGTGCAGACCAAGTACGGGATGGTCCGCACCGACCACATGCTCTTCATCGCGGCCGGGGCCTTCCACGTCTCCAAGCCCTCGGACCTGATCCCGGAGCTGCAGGGGCGCTTCCCCATCCGGGTGGAGCTGAACAACCTCACCGAGCGCGACTTCGTCCGCATCCTCCGCGAGCCGAAGAACGCCCTCCTCACCCAGTACGGGGCCCTGGTCGCGGCGGACGGGGCCTCGCTGGAGTTCACCGACGACGGCGTGGAGGCCATCGCCCGGACCGCGGCCACGGTCAACGACCGGATGGAGAACATCGGCGCCCGGCGGCTGCACACCGTGCTCACCACGCTGCTGGAGGACATCCTCTTCGACCTCCCGGACGCCGCCGAGAAGCAGATCGTGATCGACGCCGGGACGGTGCGCTCCCGGCTCAAGGCCATCGTGGAGGACGAGGACCTGCGGAAGTACATTCTCTAG
- the hslV gene encoding ATP-dependent protease subunit HslV, giving the protein MSIPTFHATTILAVRRDGRLALGGDGQVTMGDTVMKGSAQKVRKLRDGKVLAGFAGSVADAFTLFEKFEEKLERYPGNLSRAAVELAKDWRSDRYLRRLEALLAVGDRENMFLLSGNGDVIAPDDDIVAIGSGGSFALAAARALKEHSPLPAAEVVRRGLEIAGDICIYTNRNITVLELED; this is encoded by the coding sequence ATGTCGATACCCACTTTCCACGCCACGACCATCCTCGCCGTCCGCCGCGACGGCCGGCTCGCGCTGGGCGGCGACGGCCAGGTCACCATGGGCGACACCGTGATGAAGGGGTCCGCCCAGAAGGTCCGCAAGCTCCGCGACGGGAAGGTCCTGGCGGGGTTCGCGGGGTCGGTGGCGGACGCCTTCACCCTCTTCGAGAAGTTCGAGGAGAAGCTGGAGCGCTACCCCGGGAACCTCTCCCGGGCGGCGGTGGAGCTGGCAAAGGACTGGCGCTCCGACCGCTACCTGCGGCGGCTGGAGGCGCTCCTGGCCGTCGGCGACCGGGAGAACATGTTCCTCCTCTCCGGGAACGGGGACGTGATCGCGCCCGACGACGACATCGTCGCCATCGGCTCCGGGGGCTCGTTCGCCCTGGCGGCGGCGCGGGCGCTCAAGGAGCACTCCCCGCTCCCGGCCGCGGAGGTCGTGCGGCGCGGCCTGGAGATCGCGGGGGACATCTGCATCTACACCAACCGGAACATCACCGTCCTCGAGCTGGAGGACTGA
- a CDS encoding tyrosine recombinase XerC: MTERHRRKKAPPAPAREDARTEETAAPRPRDEAVAAFLRYVESERQLSPRTLRAYTGDLREFEAFLTAYYGTPDWTWGGIDRLTIRSFMGDCVSRRGLAKRSVARKISAVRSFFRFLHVEGALEANPARAVRSPKRDRTLPGFLTPEQMETVIAYAEARADSGGLLPLRDLAIVELFYGTGMRLSELQGLNLGDLDLVSERVRVMGKGRKERIVPLGRMAIAAARRYLAAREERTQDTPGADPRAVFVSQTGRRLSVRRIQMIVTNLLDGVSEDSGLSTHSLRHTFATHLVDAGADLVAVKELLGHASLSTTQIYTHTSRERLKAVYRQAHPRA; this comes from the coding sequence GTGACGGAGCGGCACAGGAGGAAGAAGGCGCCCCCCGCCCCCGCCCGGGAGGACGCTCGGACCGAGGAGACCGCCGCGCCCCGCCCGAGGGACGAGGCGGTCGCCGCTTTCCTGCGCTACGTGGAGAGCGAGCGGCAGCTTTCCCCGCGGACGCTGCGCGCCTACACGGGCGACCTGCGCGAGTTCGAGGCCTTCCTGACGGCGTACTACGGCACGCCGGACTGGACCTGGGGCGGGATCGACCGGCTGACCATCCGCTCCTTCATGGGCGACTGCGTGTCGCGCCGCGGACTCGCCAAGCGCTCCGTGGCCCGGAAGATCTCCGCCGTGCGCTCGTTCTTCCGCTTCCTGCACGTGGAGGGAGCCCTGGAAGCGAACCCCGCGCGCGCCGTGCGCTCGCCCAAGCGGGACCGCACGCTCCCGGGCTTCCTGACGCCGGAGCAGATGGAGACGGTGATCGCCTACGCCGAGGCCCGCGCCGACTCCGGCGGCCTCCTCCCCCTGCGCGACCTGGCGATCGTGGAGCTGTTCTACGGCACCGGGATGCGCCTCTCCGAGCTGCAGGGGCTGAACCTGGGCGACCTGGACCTGGTGTCGGAGCGGGTGCGGGTGATGGGGAAGGGGAGGAAGGAGCGGATCGTCCCCCTGGGGCGGATGGCGATCGCCGCGGCGCGCCGCTACCTGGCCGCCCGCGAGGAGCGGACGCAGGACACCCCGGGCGCCGACCCGCGCGCCGTGTTCGTGAGCCAGACGGGGAGGCGCCTGTCCGTGCGCCGCATCCAGATGATCGTGACCAACCTCCTTGACGGCGTGTCCGAGGACTCCGGCCTGTCCACGCACTCGCTGCGGCACACCTTCGCCACGCACCTGGTGGACGCCGGCGCGGACCTGGTGGCCGTCAAGGAGCTGCTGGGTCACGCGAGCCTGAGCACGACGCAGATCTACACGCACACCTCGCGGGAGCGGCTGAAGGCCGTGTACCGGCAGGCGCACCCGCGGGCCTAG
- the trmFO gene encoding methylenetetrahydrofolate--tRNA-(uracil(54)-C(5))-methyltransferase (FADH(2)-oxidizing) TrmFO, which produces MAKVTVVGGGLSGSEAAYQLAERGHEVTLHEMRPVRGTPAHQTELLGEIVCSNTFKSEDPQNAHGLLKLEMDALGAGGSLLLACARESRIPGGTALTVDRREFAERMTAAVQGHPRIAVVRDEVRELPEGPAIVATGPLTSDALSESIRAALGDEGLAFFDAIAPVISADSIDRDVVFSASRWGKGEAEEGDYLNCPMTKEQYEAFIEALRGGEEHAGHDWENVPYFEGCLPIEVMAHRGTDTLRFGPMKPVGLPVPQWDGKRAWAVVQLRREDRAGNLWNMVGFQTRLRIPEQKRIFRMIPGLEEAEFLRWGSIHRNTYLNFPARLSAHGSLRDRPELVFAGQITGVEGYTESTATGILAAVNLDRIVRGLEPAVPPPTTMMGGLLRYLRDSDPRHFAPMNSNFGLLDPLEEQVKDKARKRAMLAERAQADFAAWMERSGIEVPAGAAR; this is translated from the coding sequence ATGGCGAAGGTAACGGTGGTCGGAGGCGGGCTCTCGGGCTCGGAGGCGGCGTACCAGCTCGCGGAGCGCGGGCACGAGGTGACGCTGCACGAGATGCGGCCGGTGCGCGGCACCCCCGCGCACCAGACGGAGCTGCTGGGGGAGATCGTCTGCTCCAACACCTTCAAGTCGGAGGACCCGCAGAACGCGCACGGCCTCCTGAAGCTGGAGATGGACGCCCTCGGCGCGGGCGGCTCGCTCCTGCTGGCGTGCGCCCGCGAGTCGCGCATCCCCGGCGGGACCGCCCTCACCGTGGACCGGCGCGAGTTCGCGGAGCGGATGACCGCCGCCGTCCAGGGCCACCCGCGCATCGCCGTGGTCCGCGACGAGGTCCGCGAGCTCCCGGAGGGGCCGGCCATCGTCGCCACCGGCCCGCTCACCTCCGACGCGCTCTCGGAGTCCATCCGTGCCGCGCTGGGCGACGAGGGGCTGGCGTTCTTCGACGCCATCGCCCCCGTGATCTCCGCCGACTCCATCGACCGCGACGTGGTGTTCAGCGCCTCGCGCTGGGGGAAGGGCGAGGCGGAGGAGGGCGACTACCTCAACTGCCCCATGACCAAGGAGCAGTACGAGGCGTTCATCGAGGCGCTCCGGGGTGGCGAGGAGCACGCGGGCCACGACTGGGAGAACGTCCCCTACTTCGAGGGGTGCCTCCCCATCGAGGTCATGGCGCACCGCGGCACGGACACCCTCCGCTTCGGCCCCATGAAGCCGGTGGGCCTCCCGGTGCCGCAGTGGGACGGGAAGCGCGCCTGGGCCGTGGTGCAGCTCCGCCGGGAGGACCGGGCCGGGAACCTGTGGAACATGGTGGGCTTCCAGACGCGGCTCCGCATCCCCGAGCAGAAGCGGATCTTCCGGATGATCCCGGGGCTGGAGGAGGCGGAGTTCCTGCGCTGGGGCTCCATCCACCGGAACACGTACCTGAACTTCCCCGCGCGCCTCTCCGCCCACGGCTCGCTGCGCGACCGCCCGGAGCTGGTCTTCGCCGGGCAGATCACGGGCGTGGAGGGGTACACCGAGTCCACCGCCACGGGGATCCTGGCGGCCGTCAACCTGGACCGCATCGTCCGCGGGCTGGAGCCGGCCGTCCCGCCGCCCACCACCATGATGGGCGGGCTGCTGCGCTACCTGCGCGACTCGGACCCCAGGCACTTCGCGCCGATGAACTCCAACTTCGGCCTGCTGGACCCGCTGGAGGAGCAGGTGAAGGACAAGGCCCGCAAGCGCGCGATGCTCGCCGAGCGCGCGCAGGCCGACTTCGCCGCCTGGATGGAGCGCAGCGGGATCGAGGTCCCGGCCGGGGCGGCGCGGTGA
- the topA gene encoding type I DNA topoisomerase encodes MASTQKKRLVVVESPTKAKTIRSFLPPGYQVAASMGHVRDLPESASEIPPSLKGKDWARLGVDVEHDFEPLYVVPASKKKVVAELRSLLRGVDELVVATDEDREGESIGWHLVQVLSPRVPISRIVFHEITPEAIRDAIRSPRQIDEDVVRAQETRRILDRLVGYTLSPLLWKKIAGGLSAGRVQSVAVRLLVQRERERRAFRSGTYWDLKATLQKEAVAFGATMVALRGKRLATGKDFDESTGKLRADRDVVLLGEAEARALRERLLDVPWQVIDTEEKPTVRRPSAPFTTSTLQQEANRKLRLSSRDTMRIAQRLYEEGYITYMRTDSVHLSEQAIKAARGRIRSSYGEAYLSPQPRQFTTKSKGAQEAHEAIRPAGTEMRTVEELRLTGQEARLYDLIWKRTVASQMADARLTYLTVQIQADDATFRASGRRIEFPGFFRAYVEGSDDPDAALEDREEPLPALREGDALRLRELEALGHETQPPARYTEATLVKTLEAEGIGRPSTYASIIGTIVDRGYAERKENQLIPTFTAFAVTELLERNFPTLVDTRFTARMEEQLDEIAEGEAEWLPYLREFFSGPEGLEEKVREGAERIDPREASTVHLQDLPARVRIGRFGPFVEVGDGDAAVTASIPDGVAPADLSGAQVESLVRAKTEGPESLGRHPESGEPIFVMNGRFGPYVQLGEATDENPKPKRASLPKGMSPEQATLELAVRLLALPRDLGTHPESGKPVQANVGRFGPYVVHEGDFRSIPKGEDVYTIGLERALEILAQPKAGRRTAAAPLRELGPHPEDGAPVVIMEGRYGPYVKHGSTNASLPKGVEVDEVLMEQAVELLRERAAAAGKKGGRAAKGASGPAKKTARKSTTKKSAVAKSAAKKTPAKKTTRRPRKS; translated from the coding sequence ATGGCATCCACGCAGAAGAAACGGCTGGTGGTGGTGGAGTCCCCCACCAAGGCGAAGACGATCCGGAGCTTCCTCCCGCCCGGGTACCAGGTCGCCGCCTCCATGGGGCACGTGCGCGACCTCCCGGAGTCCGCGAGCGAGATCCCCCCTTCGCTGAAGGGGAAGGACTGGGCGCGGCTTGGGGTGGACGTGGAGCACGACTTCGAGCCGCTCTACGTGGTCCCCGCCTCCAAGAAGAAGGTGGTCGCCGAGCTCAGGTCGCTCCTCCGGGGGGTGGACGAGCTGGTGGTCGCCACCGACGAGGACCGCGAGGGGGAGAGCATCGGCTGGCACCTGGTGCAGGTGCTCAGCCCGCGCGTCCCCATCTCCCGCATCGTCTTCCACGAGATCACCCCGGAGGCGATCCGCGACGCGATACGCTCCCCCCGGCAGATCGACGAGGACGTGGTGCGGGCGCAGGAGACGCGGCGCATCCTGGACCGGCTGGTGGGCTACACCCTCTCGCCGCTCCTCTGGAAGAAGATCGCCGGGGGGCTCTCCGCGGGGCGCGTGCAGTCCGTGGCCGTGCGGCTCCTGGTGCAGCGCGAGCGGGAGCGGCGCGCCTTCCGCTCCGGGACGTACTGGGACCTGAAGGCGACGCTGCAGAAGGAGGCGGTCGCCTTCGGGGCGACGATGGTGGCGCTCCGCGGCAAGCGCCTGGCCACGGGGAAGGACTTCGACGAGAGCACCGGGAAGCTGCGCGCCGACCGCGACGTGGTCCTCCTGGGCGAGGCGGAGGCCCGCGCGCTGCGCGAGCGCCTCCTGGACGTGCCCTGGCAGGTGATCGACACGGAGGAGAAGCCGACCGTCCGGCGCCCCTCCGCGCCCTTCACCACCTCCACGCTGCAGCAGGAGGCGAACCGGAAGCTCCGCCTTTCCTCGCGCGACACCATGCGGATCGCGCAGCGGCTGTACGAGGAAGGGTACATCACCTACATGCGGACCGACTCGGTGCACCTCTCCGAGCAGGCCATCAAGGCCGCGCGCGGCCGGATCCGCTCCAGCTACGGCGAGGCGTACCTGAGCCCCCAGCCGCGGCAGTTCACGACCAAGAGCAAGGGCGCCCAGGAGGCCCACGAGGCCATCCGCCCCGCCGGGACGGAGATGAGGACGGTCGAAGAGCTGCGGCTCACCGGCCAGGAGGCGCGCCTGTACGACCTGATCTGGAAGCGCACCGTCGCCAGCCAGATGGCGGACGCTCGCCTCACCTACCTCACGGTGCAGATCCAGGCCGACGACGCCACCTTCCGCGCCTCCGGCCGCCGCATCGAGTTCCCGGGCTTCTTCCGGGCGTACGTGGAGGGGTCGGACGACCCGGACGCGGCGCTGGAGGACCGGGAGGAGCCGCTCCCGGCGCTCCGCGAGGGCGACGCGCTGCGGCTGCGCGAGCTGGAGGCGCTGGGGCACGAGACGCAGCCCCCCGCCCGCTACACCGAGGCCACGCTGGTGAAGACGCTGGAGGCGGAGGGGATCGGCCGCCCCAGCACCTACGCCAGCATCATCGGCACCATCGTGGACCGGGGGTACGCGGAGCGGAAGGAGAACCAGCTCATCCCCACCTTCACCGCCTTCGCGGTCACGGAGCTGCTGGAGCGGAACTTTCCCACGCTGGTGGACACCCGCTTCACCGCCCGGATGGAGGAGCAGCTCGACGAGATCGCAGAGGGCGAGGCGGAGTGGCTCCCCTACCTCCGCGAGTTCTTCAGCGGCCCCGAGGGGCTGGAGGAGAAGGTGCGCGAGGGGGCGGAGCGCATCGACCCGCGGGAGGCCTCCACGGTGCACCTGCAGGACCTCCCGGCGCGCGTGCGGATCGGCAGGTTCGGGCCCTTCGTGGAGGTGGGCGACGGCGACGCGGCCGTCACCGCCAGCATCCCGGACGGCGTCGCCCCCGCCGACCTCTCCGGCGCGCAGGTGGAGTCGCTGGTCCGCGCCAAGACCGAGGGACCCGAGAGCCTGGGGCGCCACCCGGAGAGCGGCGAGCCCATCTTCGTGATGAACGGGCGCTTCGGCCCGTACGTGCAGCTGGGCGAGGCCACGGACGAGAACCCCAAGCCCAAGCGCGCCTCGCTCCCCAAGGGGATGAGCCCGGAGCAGGCGACGCTGGAGCTGGCCGTGCGTCTCCTCGCCCTCCCGCGTGACCTGGGCACCCACCCGGAGAGCGGGAAGCCGGTGCAGGCCAACGTGGGGCGGTTCGGGCCGTACGTGGTTCACGAGGGCGACTTCCGCTCCATCCCCAAGGGCGAGGACGTGTACACCATCGGCCTGGAGCGCGCGCTGGAGATCCTGGCGCAGCCCAAGGCCGGCAGGCGCACCGCCGCCGCCCCGCTGCGGGAGCTGGGGCCGCACCCGGAGGACGGCGCGCCCGTGGTCATCATGGAGGGCCGCTACGGGCCCTACGTGAAGCACGGGTCCACGAACGCATCGCTCCCCAAGGGTGTAGAGGTGGACGAGGTGCTGATGGAGCAGGCCGTGGAGCTGCTCCGGGAGCGCGCCGCCGCCGCGGGGAAGAAGGGCGGCCGGGCCGCCAAGGGCGCCTCCGGGCCGGCGAAGAAGACCGCCCGGAAGTCCACCACGAAGAAGTCGGCGGTGGCGAAGTCCGCCGCGAAGAAGACGCCGGCGAAGAAGACGACCCGCCGGCCCAGGAAGTCGTAG